From one Marmota flaviventris isolate mMarFla1 chromosome 1, mMarFla1.hap1, whole genome shotgun sequence genomic stretch:
- the Agap3 gene encoding arf-GAP with GTPase, ANK repeat and PH domain-containing protein 3 isoform X3, whose amino-acid sequence MERGWPPGDSYSGERPSACRRALSVCDSLDLHGAPAGRTAAALQAALCAASEQPARPRSVCSGSSGPAPTGARGLLLGLLRPRFGRRSPAPSGRPGSPAPSPVASPTASPAPVRRSRAPGEPALRPRPTSMTFLEVNRLELAAAEAPGAGLGRAGSAGFLRGASLWSSQRWQVFRGSGGRGAEGPRRGLSALKKSFSFRLRRGQEIRRSESGLLARPPRARTRSDGDASSLGAFSSRRDLLGAEVPSAAPESSRPRAAASLWRLLTSRFRRREPAPAAPLWSRRAPAAPGLLSAPSDSFVNSQEWTLSRSVPELKVGIVGNLSSGKSALVHRYLTGTYVQEESPEGGRFKKEIVVDGQSYLLLIRDEGGPPELQFAAWVDAVVFVFSLEDEISFQTVYNYFLRLCSFRNASEVPMVLVGTQDAISAANPRVIDDSRARKLSTDLKRCTYYETCATYGLNVERVFQDVAQKVVALRKKQQLAIGPCKSLPNSPSHSAVSAASIPAVHINQATNGGSSAFSDYSSSVPSTPSISQRELRIETIAASSTPTPIRKQSKRRSNIFTICATVSNFSSTKRPFQLLPN is encoded by the exons ATGGAGCGGGGCTGGCCGCCCGGGGACAGCTACAGCGGGGAGCGGCCCTCCGCCTGCCGCCGCGCCCTCAGTGTTTGCGACTCGCTGGACCTGCACGGCGCCCCGGCCGGCCGGACCGCCGCCGCCCTGCAGGCCGCCCTGTGCGCCGCGAGCGAGCAGCCGGCGCGGCCGCGGAGCGTATGCTCGGGCAGCTCGGGGCCGGCCCCCACCGGTGCCCGTGGCCTGCTACTTGGCCTCCTGCGCCCGCGCTTTGGCCGCCGGAGCCCCGCGCCCTCGGGGCGGCCCGGCTCTCCCGCACCCAGCCCAGTGGCTAGCCCCACGGCCAGCCCCGCTCCGGTCCGGCGCAGCCGTGCCCCCGGGGAGCCTGCGCTTCGGCCGCGGCCCACCAGCATGACGTTCCTGGAGGTGAACCGTCTGGAGCTGGCGGCGGCCGAGGCGCCGGGCGCGGGGCTGGGGCGCGCCGGCAGCGCGGGCTTCCTGCGAGGCGCATCGCTGTGGAGCAGCCAGCGCTGGCAGGTGTTCCGCGGCAGCGGCGGGCGCGGCGCCGAGGGTCCCCGGCGCGGTCTGTCGGCGCTGAAGAAGAGCTTCAGCTTCCGCCTGCGCCGCGGCCAGGAGATCCGGCGCTCCGAGTCGGGGCTGCTGGCCCGGCCGCCCCGCGCGCGCACCCGCAGCGACGGCGACGCCAGCTCCCTGGGCGCGTTTTCTAGCCGCCGCGACCTGCTGGGCGCCGAGGTCCCAAGCGCTGCGCCAGAGTCCAGCCGCCCCCGCGCCGCCGCCAGCCTCTGGAGGCTGCTCACCAGCCGCTTCCGCCGGAGGGAGCCCGCGCCCGCCGCGCCACTGTGGAGCCGCAGGGCGCCCGCCGCCCCCGGGCTCCTGAGCGCGCCGAGCG ATTCATTTGTGAACAGTCAGGAGTGGACCCTGAGCCGCTCTGTGCCGGAGCTTAAAGTG GGCATAGTGGGGAACCTGTCTAGTGGGAAGTCAGCCCTGGTGCACCGCTATCTGACAGGGACCTATGTCCAGGAGGAGTCCCCTGAAG GGGGTCGGTTTAAGAAGGAGATTGTGGTGGACGGCCAAAGTTACCTGTTGCTGATCCGAGATGAAGGAGGCCCCCCTGAGCTCCAG TTCGCTGCCTGGGTGGATGCGGTGGTGTTTGTGTTCAGCCTGGAGGATGAAATCAGCTTCCAGACAGTGTACAACTACTTCCTGCGGCTCTGCAGCTTCCGCAATGCCAGCGAGGTGCCCATGGTGCTAGTGGGCACACAGG ACGCCATCAGTGCCGCCAATCCCCGCGTCATCGATGACAGCAGGGCCCGCAAGCTCTCCACAGACCTGAAGCGCTGCACTTACTACGAGACGTGCGCTACCTACGGGCTCAACGTGGAGCGCGTCTTCCAGGACG TGGCCCAGAAAGTGGTGGCCTTGCGGAAGAAGCAGCAGCTGGCGATCGGGCCCTGCAAGTCCCTGCCCAACTCGCCCAGCCACTCGGCCGTGTCCGCTGCCTCCATCCCAGCCGTGCACATCAACCAG GCCACGAATGGCGGCAGCAGCGCCTTCAGCGACTACTCGTCCTCCGTCCCCTCAACCCCCAGCATCAGCCAGCGGGAGCTGCGCATCGAGACCATCGCTGCCTCCTCCACTCCCACGCCCATCCGCAAGCAGTCCAAGCGGCGCTCCAACATCTTCACG ATATGTGCCACTGTTTCCAACTTTTCATCAACAAAAAGGCCTTTCCAACTCCTTCCAAATTAG